The window aaagaaaaaagaaatagagtTTATTAGTACTAGAAACTAGGAAAACGATATTTAGTAGATCTTAAAGAGGtatctttccctctttttctgCCTTTCATAATATGGGTGAATGCGGAGGCTCTTTAAATGCTTTCCTGAATTCCTGAGTGAATAGGGTGAGATATTGTTATGTTGGAGCTGAATTTTATGAATGGCAACAAAGGAACTATGACCAAGCCGAACAGTGTTTTTATTTCAGAATTGATGGTTATTAATACTGGTACGCCAtaactatccaaaaaaaatactgGTATGCCTTCCTTGCATGAaattctccccccctccccgcGCTCTAATCCTGTGGAATTGTCTTGATTTGCCATACATGACCAGTGTATCCTATGGAATTCTCTTGTACTGTTCATGTGGTAATTGAACTTCCACCCGTGGGCTGTGGCAGTTTTTCATTTTGTCTTGTTATTAAAGACCCAGAAGAGAGTAAAAACAGAAATTACCCTgttggcatttttttttggtggccAAAGTTACCATAATAACAATCTTTCAACTATTTGGATATAGGAATTCCTCTTTGAACATTATGAGCGCTGTTTTGAAGAAAAGCACTTCAACTGGCAATGAAAAACTGTTAACATCTGAAGAGAAGCAGGAAAAGGTACTCCTGATCAACTGTTGTGATTCCTTAGTTAATTCATTCCAAGTTTGGTTATTGATATGCATTTACTTCTATGGAAACTGAACCATGTCTTAGTACACATGTTTGGGAGATGCAATTAAAATATTGTTAAAAACTTTGGAAATATTTTGGAGCTTATGGTTGCAGATTAATGAGGTGAGGATGTTGTTAGGGACATTGCCAGATAAGCTGTCCATATTCTGTTCTGATGCATTGATTTCAAGATATTTGAGGGCGCGGAACTGGAACATTAAAAAAGCAACTAAAATGCTTAAGGAAACATTGAAATGGAGGTCCGAGTACAAGCCTGAAGAAATTCGCTGGGTACATTACCTTTTTAGATCACAAGACATTTATGTGATGATTTGATCCTAGAGCATTATTACCCTAATTTTCTTGCAATGTAGGAAGAGGTTGCTCATGAAGCTGAGACAGGGAAAATATACAGATTGAATTATGTCGACAAGCATGGGAGAAGTGTTCTTGTCATGCGACCTAGTTGTCaggtttgtgtgtgtgtgtgtgtgaaggtTAGCATTAGAAGTTTGGAATATCTATAATATCagtagatctctctctctctctccactgggtacaccctttttataGTTCGGATCACAAGATAATTTCAATATTTGAGTGGGCAAGATATAAAAGGTGGCCCATCAATTATGTGGCTGGTATTGATGAGCATGCTACCACATCAAAGTCCTGAGTGACAAATTTCTAAATGCATGTATTTGGAGCATTTTGTAGGCATCTTTCATAAATTAATACTGTTACATTtcattttttagggaaaatttcagtCTCCCTGTAGCATATCTGTATTTACTATTGTTCCCCTCAAATACTTTTGCTCAACTATACCCAATTTTCTGACTTACAGAacactttcttctttccttcatcttAAATTCCAGCATTGCCTCTCAtagcattttttttaaacaatttaCAATGCATTATATCTAGTAGGGGTGCTACATGATgtgttgtgttttatttttgtattgtttttaattttatatttgtgTCCTTTTTTAAAGCTCCCTTTACAATATTAgtaattcctcctttttttttcttactagACCTACATATTTTCTCAATAAATGTTACAATTGCTGATAATCGAATCAAGACAATGTTTCACCAAAAACATGAACGGAAATGTGTATGTGTCCAGATGGTTAGAACCATCAGCTAGTATCGGCCATACTTTGATCTAATTTATTCTGGCCAGAAGGCAGTGCAAGTAAAATATATCTAAACCTGGATGTATAATGTTCCACAATTTGGTTCAAGACAAACAAGTGTTTGAGTTGTTAAGTGATTTGCTATAAGGGGTAAAGTTGGAATCTAAGTTCTAGGAGTGGAGAAAGTGTTGTGAAGTTTAACAACTTGGGTACAATTGTACAAAATTATGACAGGAGAGTATCAGTCGATATAAGTATTCTAAATAGGAGATATTGAAAATTTCCTATTTGTAACTGGACCCTGTTTTTATGTGTGTCAGTGTTTTGCCTTGATTACTCTTTCCTGCTTCGTGTTGAACTGCAGAACACAAAGTCAACCAAAGGACAAATTAGGTACTTGGTATATTGCATGGAGAATGCAATTTTAAATCTGTCACCTGAACAAGAACAGATGGTCTGGCTAATTGATTTTCACGGCTTCAATCTGTCAAATATTTCTGTGAAGGTTACTAAGGAAACAGCCCACGTTTTACAAGAACATTACCCAGAAAGGCTTGGTCTGGCGATCCTGTACAATCCACCCAGGATCTTTGAATCCTTTTGGAGGGtaaatctttctcttctgattttttaatattaattttccCATTCATAAGTTATAATGAAAATCAGGCCCAGTCTGGGTTCTCAGGGCTCAGCAAAGCCCTGGTGGATTGTaaatctttcttttctgtttctttttttaatattaaattttCCATTaataatttaaagaaaattatGAATGGGAAAATCTAAGGCCTAAGCCGAGGCCCGACTCGGGCCTGGAAATCCCAACCCTAGCCTATCACCCCCtcgtttgaagatggttgaaGGATTGGGATTCTTTTCAAACCATGTCAATCTCTTTGCAGTATGCGCACAGATTAAATCTATGATCTGATAATTGTAGATGGTAAATGCTATCTATGAAGTAATTAGCAAGGTGGACCTCGACAAATGAAGTAATTAGCAGGATGCTCCATGCAGAGGATCTGGATTCGCAAGATATCTCCTTGATTAATATTATACCATTCATTTGTTCATTCTTTCTTATGGTATAAAAAATTTTTTGCAAATACAGTTGAGTCACATGATCAGCTGGTCATCCTCTGCACTGAAAGTGGAACAACTCAGTGGTTTCTTCCAAGTTTTGTTGTGAATACATGTGTGGGATGTATGCAGTTGAGAGATTTCTCGTGTGCTCATTATAGATTTAGCTTTGTTAATATTAGCAAATTTTGTTTGAAACTCCTTTCTTGCGGCAGCCCTTGATGTTTAATGGACTCTATTGTTGCAGGTGGTGAAACCCTTTTTAGAACCCAGGACTTCTAGGAAAGTAAATTTTGTTTACTCAGGTGACCTCAACACCAAGAAGACTATGGAGGACCTCTTTGACATGGACAAGTTGGAGGTGGCATTTGGAGGGAATAGTCAAACAGGTTTTAACATTGCCGACTATGCTGAAAGGATGAGAGAAGATGACAAGAGAATGCCCACATTTTGGACCAGAGAGAATTCTCTTGTCAACCCACAACCAGCACTGGCAAATGCCCCTCCTTTTGATCAAGCTGACGCAGAATCAGGTTCTGATGACTCCAGAGAGAACAATTCATTCTCTCCAGGGGTTGATTCAGAAGAATGCACTGATAGTTCACCAGTGGCCAATGGTAGTAGCTGTGATGCTTGAGATATAAATTCTGATTAAGGGACAACTAAATTGGGCAGTCCCTGGGATAAAGTAAACTAAAGAGTTCGCTTTTCTCTTAATTTAGATTAGAACCTTGAAATCAACCcgatatctctttctctctctcccagcccctcccctccctttcccccaacaaaagaatgatctctctttctctccctcatgtttgttcctgttttttttctttttttttcttttccttttgggatGAATATGTTTGTTCCTGTTAATTGCACCTTTGTTGTAAACAAAAGTATTGTCACGAGGATGGAGCTCTGGAAGACATGAGCTTGAGGAGGGATTTCCCAGAATTTCTGCTTTCAATGTTCATTCTTCATTCTTGCATGTTGTTATGTTACTAATACATTCACTATGCTGATGAGAAGCCATTCAAACTAATGCAAATATTCACAATCTCTTCTTTATACCCACTTCATTTACCACGACACAAAGTCTTGACTTAGGAAGATCTCAGAAAACCGTTTGTGACTTTGTGCTCATTCTTACATCTTGTGTTTTCTATCTAAGTTTAAGAGTGAATATATTGCTTTTCGTTTGGTAATCAGATGAAAATGAGTAGAGAAGTGGTTCAAAACTACAATCATTCCATTTTGTATTTGGGAGTAGTTTTTCTAGTCTAGCAGCAAGTTTAGACTCTAGAGAGTGCAAAATATATTAGATACTAAGTAGCAGGGAGGAACATAATTTTGTATAGTAGAACCTATTAAATTTTCATCCAAATTTGTAAAATAACAGAAGAAAGTAAAATATTTCCTTTACTTTGTCTACTTTCAGGCATTTTACGTCGACACAAACAAAGCCTATGTACAAATTGTTGGTAGAACACACCCTCTCAAACACTCTCCTCTCCTTTGATATTTTCTGctactctctctcttccttgacCATGTGGGTCATCACTGTGTATAAATTATGAGGAACACCCTTTTGTGTGTCCATTGATTTGGCGTGGAATATACCAATACATGTGGGAGATGTGTAGATCCCTTCCCCTTAAAAAATTAGCAGGTTCATTTCTCTGTTGACCAATAAACACCAATTGTTAGTAGGCTTCTCTACTAACAAATTAGTGAGTAAATTATAAATGATTTAAGAGAATGTACATACATGTTAAGGATTAAGTAGTTCAAAACTCGTAGAAGCTATGTCTTTGAGGTATGCAATCCTCATACTCCATCCTGGTTCCAAGAGTTGAGAATCCCTTCATCCTAACCCTGCTATTGTCCCTCAACTTCGATTCTGCTATAAAGACTGCGCAAACAGGTCTGTGATCTGAGAATCTTGACTCCCCACGGGTGTAAGATAACTGTTCCATGCCTTTGCCAAACCATAATATTCGATCACACCTGGAATTCAAGCTCTTTGTTATTAATCAATTTATTTCATGTAGGTCCATGGACatgaatatgagagagagagagagagaccatgcAGGGGTTCTAcgttttttcttggatttgatGGTCTCTCCAGCATAAGAGTCAGAGTTGTGTGAGTATTTGTAGGTAGGAGCAAACATAATCCTCCCTTCGTTAAACCCTGTGAATACTCTTCCGGCTTCCCTCTCTATATTCAACTGTACTCAAAGATAGAGAAACTAGTTAgataaaaattttcataattCAAAAAGGTCGTAtatgaatgacacctctataggtgtatttagaatttgatatCTTTTTATTGTCTCTTGCCTTATTTAAAAGGTTTTAAAGAAATTGATataaaagggcaaaaaggtAAGATTACATTATCAAAAAGTGTTAgtctattttgtttcttttttggtaaatttgaAAGGTGTTTCTGTTATACACATTTTTCAAGTATGTGAATTGACACTATTGCTTtcgttagaaaaaaaaaatttgtgcgGTATATCatagggcaaaaaaataaaactacaaattatttgaaaccATGAGCAAAGTGTTAATAAGAAaccccattaaaaaaaacatagacaTGACATTAGTATAAGTAGTCAGCTGCGTGATTTCATTATTTAGACATGTGCTGATTTCTCTAATTTAGCATATCCcacacatgtgataataatgcTTTAAACATTATTtgaaataattattatttttattgaagCGTTATACactgaagaagaaataaacgGAGTAATTTAAGAGAGAGCTTTCCTTCTCTGGGGGGAAAGGAAAAGTGGAAAACCCACGGTCTGACCGCTATTATTATTTCTCCAACGATCTACTTAATGGTTTGAACTATCTTTTTCCAGTTATGACATCCATCCAATCCTTATTAATACcgtcttttaaaaaattactTCCTTCTACccgaaaaaaaaggaaaagaaaaaatacctcCTTAATCGTGGTATTTTAGGTCATACAATTGAAATGACTGAAATGACTGGCACAGAACAGTTTTGATGGTGTGGgttctcctttttgtttctataCAAATTAACAAACGCTAAACTCATAATGAGTGCAACATGATTGCTCAATCCTTTGTATGGAAGAATGTGTTGGTTTCCTCCAACCCCAGTTTTAAGGGTTTTTGATGTGGATATCACATGGTGATGTTCAATAGGATTGTTGGGCCAAATAGCAAAACCTAAACCTAAATAGAAAGGATTTCTGGAGTTTAAACCATGGGAGAGGGATGTCGATGATGTCAGTGTGGGaccacctgtgaaatgatcaTCCCACCTCTATTTTTGCTGTTATgtcccacatgtgaaatgatcatcctgtaagattttcataaggtgggttggtatagtcccactttattttattaaaatcgatttaattgtgttgatgggagctgccGTAATGATATTAGTCCAGTTACCATGTATGAACCTAAAATATTGTTTCCTTAT is drawn from Telopea speciosissima isolate NSW1024214 ecotype Mountain lineage chromosome 1, Tspe_v1, whole genome shotgun sequence and contains these coding sequences:
- the LOC122648997 gene encoding phosphatidylinositol transfer protein 3-like; this encodes MSAVLKKSTSTGNEKLLTSEEKQEKINEVRMLLGTLPDKLSIFCSDALISRYLRARNWNIKKATKMLKETLKWRSEYKPEEIRWEEVAHEAETGKIYRLNYVDKHGRSVLVMRPSCQNTKSTKGQIRYLVYCMENAILNLSPEQEQMVWLIDFHGFNLSNISVKVTKETAHVLQEHYPERLGLAILYNPPRIFESFWRVVKPFLEPRTSRKVNFVYSGDLNTKKTMEDLFDMDKLEVAFGGNSQTGFNIADYAERMREDDKRMPTFWTRENSLVNPQPALANAPPFDQADAESGSDDSRENNSFSPGVDSEECTDSSPVANGSSCDA